The Psychrobacter sp. LV10R520-6 genome includes a region encoding these proteins:
- a CDS encoding 8-amino-7-oxononanoate synthase — MANPITTRLQESLDSLKVSQQYRQLPNLDHQGLYVTYKEKKLLNVASNDYLGLGGDSELQLAFLTQIQQQSIPKMSATSSRLLTGNDKQLQALESELQLWYQAAVGKLRVNLPPKSALVVNSGYHANIGILPALTALPVKTLILADKLVHASIIDGIRLSQSKLCTYQRYRHNNYQHLALMIEQAEATVERIIIVTESIFSMDGDRADLHKLVQLKAADSRIELYVDEAHAVGVLGNQGLGLAEETQTLADIDYLVGTFGKAFASVGAYILCDDVVKQWLINHMRPLIFSTALPPINHAWTRFILAKMPQLNNQREHLSTLTLQLRQAIDPQYRVSSTIPETTSQMTYNSPIVPYILGDNASAIAKAQQLQDAGFYALPIRPPTVPANTARIRLVMNAALTTQDCERLIQQL, encoded by the coding sequence ATGGCCAACCCTATCACCACTCGTTTACAAGAATCGCTTGATTCTCTCAAAGTCTCTCAGCAATACCGCCAGTTGCCTAACCTTGACCATCAAGGCCTTTATGTTACTTATAAAGAAAAAAAACTACTGAACGTTGCCAGTAACGATTATCTGGGACTAGGAGGCGATAGTGAATTGCAACTGGCATTTTTAACTCAGATACAACAGCAGTCAATACCTAAAATGAGTGCCACTTCCTCGCGGCTATTGACGGGCAACGACAAACAGTTGCAAGCACTTGAGAGCGAGTTGCAACTGTGGTATCAGGCAGCAGTAGGCAAACTCAGAGTTAACTTACCTCCAAAATCTGCTTTAGTAGTAAACAGTGGCTATCATGCCAATATTGGTATCTTGCCTGCATTAACTGCTTTGCCCGTCAAAACGCTTATCTTAGCGGATAAGTTAGTGCATGCCAGTATCATCGATGGGATACGTCTCAGCCAAAGCAAGCTGTGCACTTATCAGCGCTATCGACACAATAATTATCAGCACTTGGCGCTTATGATTGAGCAAGCTGAGGCTACCGTTGAACGGATTATTATCGTTACCGAAAGCATCTTTAGCATGGATGGTGACCGCGCCGACTTACATAAATTGGTACAACTAAAAGCTGCAGACAGTCGCATTGAGCTGTATGTGGACGAGGCGCATGCCGTTGGGGTGTTAGGCAATCAAGGTTTGGGATTGGCAGAAGAAACCCAAACGCTAGCGGATATCGATTACTTGGTCGGCACTTTTGGTAAGGCTTTTGCCTCAGTCGGTGCTTATATTCTTTGTGATGACGTGGTCAAACAGTGGCTGATTAATCACATGCGCCCGCTTATCTTTAGTACCGCGTTACCACCGATCAATCACGCATGGACGCGCTTTATTCTAGCGAAAATGCCACAGTTAAATAATCAACGCGAGCATTTATCTACGCTGACCTTACAGCTTAGACAAGCGATTGATCCACAATACAGGGTATCGTCAACGATACCCGAAACAACATCACAAATGACATATAATTCGCCAATTGTGCCCTATATATTAGGTGATAACGCCAGTGCTATTGCTAAAGCACAACAGCTGCAAGATGCTGGGTTTTATGCCTTGCCCATTAGACCGCCCACTGTTCCTGCGAACACCGCTCGTATTCGATTGGTGATGAATGCCGCGCTGACCACCCAAGACTGCGAGCGGCTAATACAACAGTTATAA
- a CDS encoding methyltransferase domain-containing protein — protein sequence MENHSAPYDLSIRKQTIAHHFARANNYERHADVQQQVCQLLLASIAQDSQESVLEIGAGTGQMTRLLAAHLKSKRWLINELAAQQTATLQLLLPVAEITIGDAETMDLGDTHSLIISANAVQWFDEPLSFIQQSYARLQSGGQLLFNTFTANNFLQIKALTEQGLAYPSIEAWQLALKHAGFEKVQLSTHRFDLPFARPYDVLKHMKLTGVSTNQTQTAIETQDQSTHKSVSKPFFWTKTRLQQFETAYWQQFAAQDANGQPCVNLTYEVLMVSAFKS from the coding sequence ATGGAAAATCATTCTGCACCGTACGATCTCAGTATTAGAAAGCAGACCATCGCTCATCATTTTGCCCGTGCTAACAATTATGAAAGGCACGCCGATGTTCAGCAGCAAGTCTGTCAGCTTTTATTAGCCAGTATTGCCCAAGATAGCCAAGAAAGCGTGCTAGAGATTGGCGCGGGTACGGGGCAGATGACCCGCTTACTAGCGGCCCACCTAAAGAGCAAACGCTGGCTCATTAATGAGCTAGCCGCTCAGCAAACAGCGACTTTACAGTTACTATTACCAGTAGCAGAAATAACCATTGGCGATGCTGAGACCATGGATTTAGGGGATACACACAGCTTGATTATTAGTGCCAATGCGGTGCAGTGGTTTGATGAGCCATTGAGCTTCATTCAGCAATCGTATGCGCGCCTCCAATCTGGCGGGCAGCTACTATTTAATACTTTTACTGCCAATAACTTTTTACAAATTAAAGCGCTAACAGAACAAGGGTTAGCGTATCCCTCTATCGAAGCATGGCAACTGGCATTAAAGCACGCTGGCTTTGAGAAAGTTCAGTTATCGACCCATCGTTTCGATTTGCCATTTGCACGTCCCTACGATGTGCTTAAACACATGAAGCTGACTGGGGTCTCTACCAACCAAACTCAGACAGCTATTGAAACGCAGGACCAATCTACACACAAATCAGTGAGTAAACCTTTTTTTTGGACGAAAACTCGTTTACAACAGTTTGAGACTGCCTATTGGCAGCAATTTGCAGCGCAAGATGCCAATGGTCAGCCCTGTGTCAATCTGACTTATGAAGTGCTTATGGTCAGTGCTTTTAAGTCATAA
- the dnaK gene encoding molecular chaperone DnaK has product MGKVIGIDLGTTNSCVAVMEGDKVKIIENAEGTRTTPSIVAYKDDEILVGQSAKRQAVTNPNKTLFAIKRLIGRRFDDKVVQKDIGMVPYKIVKADNGDAWVEINDKKLAPPQVSAEILKKMKKTAEDYLGEAVTEAVVTVPAYFNDSQRQATKDAGKIAGLDVKRIINEPTAAALAYGMDKREGDRTIAVYDLGGGTFDVSIIEIADVDGEQQFEVLATNGDTFLGGEDFDSALIDYLVSEFKKDQDVNLKGDSLAMQRLKEAAEKAKIELSSAQSTEVNLPYITADSNGPKHLVVTISRSKLESLTEALVERTMGPCKIAIDDAGLKTSEIDDVILVGGQTRMPLVQQKVQEFFGQEPRKDVNPDEAVAAGAAIQGAVLSGDKTDVLLLDVTPLTLGIETMGGVMTPVIEKNTMIPTKKSQVFSTAEDNQPAVTIQVYQGERKIANQNKQLGRFDLTDIPPAPRGLPQIEVTFDINADGIMNISATDKGTGKAQSIQIKADSGLSDEEVEQMVQDAEANAAEDEKFAELAQVRNEADGRIHAVQKALKDAEDKVSDDEKSSVETAISELEMAAKEDDHDDIKAKLEALDNAFLPVSQKIYGDASAGAEGMDPSQFQDGEDAAADSSQADDDVVDAEFTEVDEEEKKK; this is encoded by the coding sequence ATGGGTAAAGTAATAGGTATCGATTTGGGTACAACCAACTCATGTGTGGCAGTGATGGAAGGCGATAAAGTCAAAATCATTGAAAACGCTGAAGGCACACGTACCACACCATCAATTGTCGCTTATAAAGATGATGAGATCCTTGTTGGTCAATCAGCCAAGCGTCAAGCCGTGACTAACCCGAACAAAACCTTGTTTGCGATTAAGCGTCTGATTGGTCGTCGTTTTGATGACAAAGTCGTGCAAAAAGATATCGGCATGGTGCCTTATAAAATTGTCAAAGCTGACAATGGTGATGCCTGGGTCGAGATTAACGATAAAAAATTAGCACCACCTCAGGTTTCTGCTGAAATCTTGAAAAAAATGAAAAAAACCGCTGAAGACTATCTTGGCGAAGCCGTTACTGAAGCAGTGGTTACCGTTCCTGCTTACTTTAATGACTCACAGCGTCAAGCGACTAAAGATGCGGGTAAAATTGCCGGTCTGGATGTAAAGCGTATTATCAACGAACCAACTGCCGCTGCTCTTGCCTACGGTATGGATAAAAGAGAAGGCGATCGTACGATTGCTGTCTATGACTTGGGTGGTGGTACTTTTGACGTATCAATCATCGAAATCGCTGATGTTGATGGCGAGCAGCAGTTTGAAGTATTGGCAACCAACGGTGATACTTTCCTTGGCGGCGAAGATTTTGACTCAGCCTTAATTGATTACTTGGTTAGTGAATTCAAAAAAGACCAAGACGTCAATCTGAAAGGGGACTCTCTAGCGATGCAGCGTCTCAAAGAAGCCGCAGAAAAAGCTAAAATTGAGTTATCAAGTGCCCAAAGCACTGAAGTTAACTTGCCATACATTACCGCTGACAGCAATGGTCCTAAGCATTTGGTAGTAACGATTAGCCGCTCAAAATTAGAAAGCCTAACTGAAGCGCTAGTTGAGCGTACCATGGGCCCTTGTAAGATTGCTATTGATGACGCGGGTTTAAAAACCAGTGAAATTGATGATGTTATCTTAGTCGGTGGCCAGACTCGTATGCCACTAGTACAACAAAAAGTACAAGAGTTCTTCGGTCAAGAGCCACGTAAAGACGTGAACCCTGACGAAGCCGTGGCAGCTGGTGCAGCGATTCAAGGCGCGGTATTGTCTGGCGACAAAACGGACGTATTGCTTCTTGATGTGACGCCGTTGACCCTTGGTATCGAAACCATGGGTGGTGTGATGACGCCAGTTATTGAGAAAAACACGATGATTCCTACTAAGAAATCACAGGTTTTCTCAACCGCTGAAGACAACCAGCCAGCAGTGACCATTCAGGTCTATCAAGGTGAGCGTAAAATCGCGAACCAAAATAAACAGCTTGGCCGTTTTGACTTAACTGACATTCCACCAGCACCACGTGGCCTACCGCAAATCGAAGTAACCTTTGACATTAACGCTGACGGTATCATGAACATCTCAGCGACTGATAAAGGTACTGGTAAAGCACAAAGTATCCAGATTAAAGCGGATTCTGGCTTGTCGGATGAAGAAGTCGAACAAATGGTACAAGACGCTGAAGCCAACGCTGCTGAAGATGAAAAATTCGCAGAGCTTGCGCAAGTACGTAACGAAGCGGATGGTCGTATTCATGCCGTACAAAAAGCGCTAAAAGATGCGGAGGATAAAGTGTCTGATGACGAAAAATCATCAGTAGAAACCGCTATCTCTGAGCTTGAAATGGCGGCGAAAGAAGACGATCATGACGATATCAAAGCCAAACTTGAAGCATTAGACAACGCCTTCTTGCCCGTTAGCCAAAAGATTTATGGTGATGCGAGCGCTGGTGCTGAAGGTATGGATCCAAGCCAGTTCCAAGACGGCGAGGATGCAGCCGCTGATAGCAGCCAAGCTGATGATGACGTGGTTGATGCTGAGTTCACTGAAGTAGACGAAGAAGAGAAGAAGAAGTAG
- the grpE gene encoding nucleotide exchange factor GrpE, which translates to MSEQGPNHQFDTQDPNAAQSNIDREESILEETLEEFDPQANSGANKTIENEIDLDAFAARIAELEGEVKQAKEGTARANAEAYNAQKRMEQEADKSKKFALQKFARELLEVVDNLERAVENADANDPVAEGVTLTHKALLSVLNKNGVEAVDPQGEKFDADFHEAVGIDPDAEADTVGTVLQKGYSLNGRLLRPAMVRVGQ; encoded by the coding sequence AGCAACATCGACCGTGAAGAGAGCATTTTAGAAGAAACCTTGGAAGAATTTGATCCACAAGCCAACTCAGGTGCGAATAAAACCATCGAAAACGAAATTGACCTCGATGCCTTTGCAGCCCGTATCGCTGAACTAGAAGGCGAAGTCAAGCAAGCCAAAGAAGGAACGGCACGCGCCAATGCCGAAGCTTATAATGCGCAAAAACGCATGGAACAAGAAGCGGATAAAAGCAAAAAATTCGCCTTGCAAAAATTCGCCAGAGAGCTGCTAGAAGTGGTGGATAACCTAGAGCGTGCAGTTGAGAATGCAGATGCGAATGATCCCGTTGCCGAAGGCGTGACACTCACTCATAAGGCACTGCTGAGCGTACTCAATAAAAACGGCGTAGAAGCGGTTGATCCACAAGGCGAGAAGTTCGACGCAGACTTTCATGAGGCGGTGGGCATCGACCCAGACGCTGAAGCGGATACCGTTGGTACAGTCTTGCAAAAAGGCTATAGCTTAAATGGTCGCCTATTGCGTCCTGCTATGGTACGTGTCGGTCAGTAG